The following proteins come from a genomic window of Larimichthys crocea isolate SSNF chromosome III, L_crocea_2.0, whole genome shotgun sequence:
- the pex13 gene encoding peroxisome biogenesis factor 13, with protein sequence MDSQPPQKPWERRVPGAMAAPVNYRSANIAPYAGPAASSGPPVLTRMVPPVPPRPVQQTYRPSYSSFTSSYSPYGSSLYGGYSPYSYGGGGGYGLGGYGRLPHSEDVAPSRFVQQAEESSRGAFQSIESIVQAFASVSMMLDATFSAVYNSFRAVLDVANHLTRLRAHLTRVLSAFALVRTLRYLYRRLQRLLGRRSDSEVDDLWADSASDALATSSPRAGMEDQAVKSWPIFLFFAVVLGGPYLIWKLLSSTAGSEESATNWASGEDDHVVARAEYDFSASSEEEISLRAGDMLNLAPKEQQPRVRGWLLASVDGQTTGLVPANYVKVLGKRRGRKHAEMERLAQVQQDDMQAPQTALPAHPQSNPARGFTVGLASASDPASSEELLESVYTETPAPFSLVTSNSSLSSSTALNIPEKNDL encoded by the exons ATGGATTCACAGCCTCCACAAAAGCCGTGGGAGAGGCGGGTTCCTGGGGCGATGGCTGCACCTGTGAACTACAG GTCTGCAAACATTGCACCATATGCAGGCCCCGCTGCTTCCTCAGGCCCTCCTGTCCTGACCAGAATGGTTCCCCCAGTGCCCCCTCGACCCGTCCAGCAGACCTACCGTCCGTCCTACAgctctttcacctcctcttaCAGCCCTTATGGGAGCTCCCTCTATGGAGGTTACAGCCCATACAGCtacggtggtggtggtggctaCGGCCTGGGAGGGTACGGCCGCCTCCCCCACAGCGAAGACGTCGCCCCCAGCCGGTTTGTGCAGCAGGCCGAGGAGAGCAGCCGAGGTGCCTTCCAGTCTATCGAGAGCATTGTCCAGGCCTTCGCCTCAGTCAGTATGATGTTGGACGCCACCTTCTCAGCCGTGTATAACAGTTTCCGTGCCGTGCTGGACGTAGCCAACCACCTTACGCGGCTGCGAGCGCACCTTACCCGAGTTTTGTCCGCCTTTGCTCTGGTGCGCACCTTGCGCTACCTCTATCGACGTTTGCAGAGGCTACTGGGGCGAAGGTCAGACTCTGAGGTTGACGACTTGTGGGCTGACAGTGCCAGCGATGCCCTGGCTACAAGCTCACCCAGAGCTGGGATGGAAGATCAGGCTGTGAAGTCCTGGccaatctttttgtttttcgcTGTAGTCTTGGGAGGGCCTTACCTGATCTGGAAACTGCTGAGCTCTACCGCTGGCTCTGAAGAAAGCG cCACTAACTGGGCCAGCGGAGAGGATGACCATGTAGTGGCCAGAGCAGAGTACGACTTTTCAGCATCATCCGAGGAGGAGATTTCTCTGCGGGCCGGAGACATGCTTAACCTCGCCCCTAAAG AGCAACAGCCCAGGGTGCGAGGCTGGCTGCTGGCCAGCGTGGACGGTCAGACCACAGGACTTGTCCCAGCCAACTATGTAAAGGTCCTTGGCAAGAGGAGGGGTCGTAAGCACGCAGAAATGGAGAGGCTCGCTCAGGTGCAGCAGGACGACATGCAGGCTCCGCAGACAGCCCTTCCTGCACACCCACAGTCAAATCCTGCCCGAGGCTTTACCGTGGGCCTCGCTTCAGCCTCTGACCCAGCTTCCTCAGAGGAGCTGCTAGAGTCAGTGTACACAGAAACACCAGCTCCCTTCAGTCTGGTTACATCCAACTCAAGTTTGTCCTCTAGCACTGCGCTAAACATCCCTGAGAAGAATGATTTGTGA
- the rel gene encoding proto-oncogene c-Rel (The RefSeq protein has 2 substitutions compared to this genomic sequence) gives MDVLMPSMLGDDPHLMAEPETQIFEQPKQRGMRFRYKCEGRSAGSIPGEKSSDNNRTYPSLQILNYCGKGKVRVYLVTKNEPYRPHPHDLVGKDCKDGFYEAEFGPDRRVIAFQNLGIQCVRRREVKDAIMQRITRGINPFNVPREQLLQTEEYDLNVVRLCIQVFLQDENGHYTRPLKPVITNPIYDNRAPNTAELRICRVNRNSGSVKGGDEIFLLCDKVQKDDIEVRFFSSDGWEAKGSFSQADVHRQVAIVFKTPPYYNTSIIESVTVHMQLRRPSDQEVSEPMDFRYLPDDKDPYGYNEKKRKRENLMRISGLSGGPFACLGVNRPKAVSHMRKDLGNMYLRQQHTTAMQQQPNVFQNQPCQPSPQNLMMTSQAPNVSVSHSWANPNPALSMETVTINPSGAMSNLPHPNSSRQQQQNRTSGYSHRVEHNNFENNILPQLTIGDLQCLDTVPQASGMSQSESQPLFHLQLQREKLTSENRAQNHPGNQNQGHQTAWPNYNPLNPIQNTFNGSVPEGGGGSQGLGSFPFLEGMEGDDFLKGLGIGSQTVFQLKQEPQSTVGQETHASLMQSPRESQGNTYTNLLPRPMSNGTNMDLMRPDGSGNNQPLKNVQNPYSNNGMPSDGHYQNLADWFKATQQSD, from the exons TGGCTGAACCGGAGATCCAGATCTTTGAGCAGCCCAAGCAGAGGGGAATGCGCTTCAGGTACAAGTGTGAAGGTCGCTCGGCAGGAAGCATCCCCGGGGAGAAGAGCTCTGACAACAACAGGACCTACCCCAGTCTGCAG ATCCTGAATTACTGCGGTAAAGGTAAAGTGCGTGTTTACCTGGTGACCAAGAACGAGCCTTACAGACCACATCCGCATGACCTGGTGGGGAAGGACTGCAAAGACGGATTCTATGAGGCAGAGTTTGGTCCAGATCGCAGAGTGATTGC TTTCCAGAATCTGGGTATCCAGTGTGTGAGAAGGAGGGAGGTGAAAGATGCCATCATGCAGAGGATTACCAGAGGCATCAACCCCTTCAATG TGCCACgcgagcagctgctgcagacagaggagtATGACTTGAACGTGGTTCGCCTGTGCATCCAGGTTTTCCTGCAGGACGAGAATGGCCACTACACCCGACCGCTCAAACCGGTCATCACCAACCCCATCTACGACAACA GGGCCCCAAACACAGCCGAGCTGAGGATCTGTCGGGTCAACAGGAACAGTGGCAGTGTTAAGGGAGGGGACGAGATCTTCTTACTGTGTGACAAAGTACAGAAAG ATGACATTGAGGTGCGATTCTTCTCCTCTGATGGCTGGGAGGCCAAAGGTTCCTTCTCCCAGGCCGATGTTCATCGCCAAGTAGCCATCGTCTTCAAGACTCCGCCCTACTATAACACCTCCATAATTGAGTCGGTCACCGTGCACATGCAGTTGCGCCGACCTTCTGATCAGGAAGTCAGTGAACCGATGGATTTCAGATATCTGCCTGATGACAAAG ATCCTTACGGCTACAATGAGAAGAAACGCAAAAGAGAGAACTTGATGAGGATCTCAGGATTGTCAG GTGGTCCTTTTGCTTGTCTTGGTGTGAACAGACCAAAGGCAGTGAGTCACATGCGGAAAG ACCTCGGCAATATGTACCTGAGGCAACAGCACACAACTGCAATGCAGCAACAACCTAATGTATTCCAAAACCAGCCCTACCAACCAAGCCCTCAGAACTTAATGATGACATCACAAGCTCCTAATGTATCAGTCAGCCATTCATGGGCGAATCCCAACCCAGCACTCTCAATGGAAACAGTCACCATAAACCCATCTGGTGCTATGAGCAATCTGCCACATCCTAATAGCAGCAGGCAACAGCAGCAAAACCGTACATCTGGTTACTCCCACAGAGTGGAGCACAACAACTTTGAGAATAACATCCTCCCGCAGCTCACCATTGGGGACTTGCAGTGCTTAGATACAGTCCCCCAGGCCTCAGGAATGAGCCAGTCAGAGTCCCAGCCACTTTTCCACCTGCAGCTACAAAGGGAAAAGCTCACCTCCGAGAACCGTGCCCAGAACCATCCAGGCAACCAGAACCAGGGTCACCAGACCGCGTGGCCTAATTACAATCCCCTCAATCCAATTCAGAACACATTTAACGGCTCAGTAcctgaaggtggaggtggatcaCAGGGGCTGGGCTCTTTCCCCTTCCTAGAGGGAATGGAAGGGGATGATTTTCTGAAGGGCCTGGGCATAGGGTCTCAAACTGTCTTCCAGCTGAAGCAGGAGCCACAGAGCACAGTGGGACAAGAGACTCATGCTTCTCTCATGCAATCCCCAAGGGAAAGCCAAGGAAATACTTACACCAACTTGCTTCCTCGTCCTATGAGCAATGGCACCAACATGGATCTAATGAGGCCAGATGGTAGTGGCAACAACCAGCCTctcaaaaatgtgcaaaatccTTATTCAAACAACGGCATGCCCTCTGATGGCCACTACCAAAATTTGGCTGACTGGTTCAAAGCAACTCAGCAAAGTGACTAA